In a genomic window of Cynocephalus volans isolate mCynVol1 chromosome 1, mCynVol1.pri, whole genome shotgun sequence:
- the LOC134370756 gene encoding keratin-associated protein 7-1: MTRYFCCGSYFPGYPCYGTNFHGNFRATPLNCVVPLGSPLNYGYGCNGYNSLGFGFGGSNMYNRGCYGGSCCRPWGSGSGFGYSTY, translated from the coding sequence ATGACTCGTTACTTCTGTTGTGGAAGCTACTTCCCAGGCTATCCTTGCTATGGAACCAACTTCCATGGCAACTTCAGAGCCACTCCCCTGAACTGTGTTGTacctctgggctctcccctgaACTATGGCTATGGATGTAATGGCTACAACTCCCTGGGCTTCGGCTTTGGTGGTAGCAACATGTACAACCGGGGCTGTTATGGTGGCAGCTGTTGCAGGCCATggggctctggctctggcttcGGCTACAGCACCTATTGA